From one Thermatribacter velox genomic stretch:
- a CDS encoding TRAP transporter substrate-binding protein, protein MRKKIFLLIGVMMVLLVFGASAFAASKITLKYAHMNSPTSVAGRQADYFAKLVEEKTGGAVRVEVYPSSQLGNLQEQAEMVSMGTVALHHNTMAGIGSLYQPFEAFDTPYLYESVDHLLKVTDPQTSPIMQSLSQQLVNARNVRVLYTFYFGTRHLTCDRPIYKPEDLKGVKIRAIPFPIYMTAVEGLGAIAVPIDWAEVPTALATGAVNGQENPVNVVLANKLYETQKYLMLTGHIMGAEVVVMNEKTWQKLSPEIQQAIQEAAAEASKTATQWTIESEQNDIQALKEKGMTVIGPDEGLDIEAFKASVWKLVQERFGEKYGEFYEKVKAMK, encoded by the coding sequence GTGAGAAAGAAAATCTTTCTTCTTATAGGGGTAATGATGGTGCTTCTGGTTTTTGGTGCTTCCGCCTTTGCAGCCAGCAAAATAACCCTAAAATATGCTCACATGAATTCTCCGACAAGCGTAGCTGGAAGACAAGCTGATTACTTTGCAAAACTCGTTGAGGAAAAAACCGGAGGGGCAGTAAGAGTCGAAGTATACCCTTCCTCTCAGCTGGGTAATCTCCAAGAACAAGCTGAAATGGTAAGTATGGGCACAGTTGCGCTTCACCATAACACCATGGCAGGTATCGGTTCTCTCTACCAACCATTTGAAGCTTTCGATACCCCCTATCTGTACGAGAGCGTGGATCATCTCCTGAAAGTTACCGACCCACAAACCTCGCCAATTATGCAGTCATTATCTCAACAGCTTGTCAATGCCCGCAATGTGCGAGTCTTATATACTTTTTATTTTGGAACCAGACATCTGACATGTGATAGGCCCATTTACAAGCCAGAAGACCTCAAGGGAGTCAAAATCAGGGCTATACCATTCCCCATTTACATGACTGCTGTAGAAGGTCTGGGAGCAATTGCGGTACCAATAGACTGGGCTGAAGTTCCAACAGCCCTTGCCACAGGCGCAGTAAATGGCCAGGAAAATCCCGTGAATGTGGTGCTTGCCAACAAGCTCTATGAAACTCAAAAATACCTTATGCTAACAGGACACATAATGGGTGCCGAAGTGGTTGTCATGAATGAAAAGACATGGCAAAAACTCTCTCCAGAAATCCAGCAGGCTATTCAAGAAGCAGCCGCTGAAGCCAGTAAAACAGCTACTCAATGGACCATCGAATCCGAACAAAATGACATTCAAGCCCTTAAAGAAAAGGGTATGACTGTAATTGGACCCGACGAAGGACTTGATATCGAGGCATTCAAAGCAAGCGTTTGGAAACTTGTACAGGAGAGATTCGGAGAAAAATATGGCGAATTTTACGAAAAAGTAAAGGCCATGAAGTGA
- a CDS encoding aspartate/glutamate racemase family protein — protein MVKIAAVYTALALVEPLKKIFKEVFPEAQLVNIVDDSLIGEVISKDGPTKSVKRRLLMCYEIGFESGADAILNTCSSVGEVVDLLQPLFDKPIFKIDQPMAQEAVKMAEKIGVLATLPTTLGPTKRLVLSEASKLNKKIEIKDALAKGAFEALMKGNLAEHDQLIKQAALELASEVDAFVLAQGSMARMEKELASLTGKRVFSSPEMGVRALKQYFMGGGR, from the coding sequence TAGAACCCTTAAAAAAGATTTTTAAAGAAGTTTTTCCGGAAGCGCAACTTGTTAATATTGTCGACGACAGCCTCATAGGTGAAGTAATAAGCAAGGATGGACCAACTAAAAGCGTCAAAAGAAGACTTCTTATGTGTTACGAGATAGGTTTTGAAAGTGGCGCTGATGCAATACTCAACACCTGTTCTTCGGTGGGAGAAGTGGTAGACCTCCTTCAGCCACTTTTCGACAAACCCATTTTCAAAATTGATCAGCCCATGGCCCAGGAAGCAGTGAAAATGGCCGAGAAGATAGGTGTTCTGGCTACCCTGCCGACCACTCTGGGACCCACCAAGCGACTTGTTCTCTCTGAAGCTTCCAAGCTAAACAAGAAAATAGAGATTAAAGATGCCCTGGCAAAAGGAGCTTTTGAAGCCCTAATGAAGGGTAACTTAGCAGAACATGACCAGCTCATTAAGCAAGCGGCCCTCGAGCTGGCCAGCGAGGTAGATGCTTTTGTGCTTGCTCAAGGTTCCATGGCCAGAATGGAAAAAGAGTTAGCATCCCTTACTGGGAAAAGAGTCTTTTCGAGCCCAGAAATGGGCGTAAGGGCTCTCAAACAATACTTTATGGGGGGTGGTAGATAG
- a CDS encoding TRAP transporter small permease, whose translation MKGNSFLEKVSRCCELIAKISLVALMLFVFTQIILRNIFMLGFPQLDESSRLAHLVLLFMMVPVLFAEEAHIKVEVLKRFLSPKADRLVNLISQSLSLGFVVIFMFSSVMLLESIWDVPTAALRIPSIILYAAPITGIVFSSFFITNRIIQVFMER comes from the coding sequence ATGAAAGGAAATTCGTTTTTAGAAAAAGTAAGTCGTTGCTGTGAGCTCATCGCTAAGATATCACTTGTTGCTCTGATGCTTTTTGTGTTTACCCAAATCATCTTGCGCAATATTTTTATGCTTGGCTTTCCCCAACTGGATGAAAGCTCGAGGTTAGCCCACCTGGTTTTGCTTTTTATGATGGTTCCTGTCCTTTTTGCAGAAGAAGCCCACATTAAAGTTGAAGTATTGAAAAGATTTTTGAGTCCCAAAGCTGACCGACTGGTTAATCTGATATCGCAATCCTTAAGTTTAGGATTTGTGGTAATCTTTATGTTCAGTAGCGTTATGCTGCTTGAGAGCATCTGGGATGTCCCCACCGCAGCCCTTAGAATTCCCAGCATCATACTCTATGCAGCACCAATCACGGGGATTGTTTTTTCCAGCTTTTTCATAACGAACAGGATAATTCAGGTTTTTATGGAAAGATGA
- a CDS encoding sugar phosphate isomerase/epimerase family protein: MGKTWPVSIGTVIYRGYDLKTTFQSLSKLGIKYVDLDWIRPPSTGFRGEGYGVHINEENYTKAREIRRMMEDYGLESISFSGHMFLITEKDLDLFYKKMEFAKNIGAQYIATVEGPKSEEQRFLSNLERIEKRAEELGIVVCLETGMPGDIIQNADDAQRILKKVNSPYLGLSYDFGNAYYANRGKINFLDELSKALPFTKLLHFKDVKVEKGNGELIISNCIPGQGVIDFEAICQFLTQRNEILPITIEVTYFCESKNWEPFEIKDHTKPLEKVEAMIKEAVGFLERNLNPDKI, encoded by the coding sequence ATGGGAAAAACGTGGCCAGTTTCGATTGGAACAGTTATATACCGTGGATATGACCTGAAAACAACTTTTCAAAGCCTTTCCAAGCTGGGAATAAAATATGTAGACCTGGACTGGATCAGGCCTCCTTCAACCGGCTTTAGGGGAGAAGGATACGGAGTTCACATAAACGAAGAAAATTACACTAAAGCTCGCGAAATACGTCGCATGATGGAAGATTATGGACTGGAATCTATAAGTTTCAGTGGCCACATGTTTTTGATAACCGAAAAGGATTTGGACCTCTTTTACAAAAAAATGGAGTTTGCCAAAAACATAGGCGCTCAATATATTGCCACAGTTGAAGGACCAAAGTCAGAAGAACAGCGTTTCTTGAGCAATCTGGAACGAATCGAAAAAAGAGCGGAAGAGTTGGGTATAGTGGTATGTCTTGAAACCGGCATGCCTGGAGACATAATTCAAAATGCCGATGATGCCCAAAGAATTCTGAAAAAAGTAAATTCTCCCTACTTAGGTCTGTCTTATGATTTTGGTAATGCCTATTATGCAAACCGTGGCAAAATTAATTTCCTGGATGAATTAAGTAAAGCTCTACCGTTCACTAAATTACTCCACTTTAAAGACGTAAAGGTAGAAAAAGGCAATGGTGAGTTGATAATAAGTAATTGTATCCCCGGTCAGGGCGTCATTGACTTCGAAGCCATCTGTCAGTTCCTAACCCAGCGAAACGAAATCCTGCCGATCACCATAGAAGTAACCTACTTCTGCGAAAGCAAAAACTGGGAACCTTTTGAAATAAAAGACCATACGAAGCCACTCGAAAAAGTAGAAGCCATGATAAAGGAAGCAGTTGGCTTCCTCGAGCGGAACCTAAACCCGGATAAAATCTAA
- a CDS encoding TRAP transporter large permease codes for MSGILLLLCFGILLLLKVPLGVSFVISSALYLLLNGLPITCVAQRMVNSISYSFPLLAVPLFIFLGSLMNTTQLTRRIFDAAKLFVGSVRGGLAYVNVLASLIFSGISGAALADVGGLGNIEMKAMRDEGYSDEASVGITLASGTIGPIFPPSIPLIIYAAVAEVSGVRLLIAGVIPGILIAAFLCVLIAFFAKRKNYPVHISTSSSREKWKTIKETLPILILPPFLVGSLLMGWFGPTEIGAVACVYTILISRFVYRELSLQKFWLAVKEAIRSTALIMFTVASASIFAWCLTVAQVPQNLTSLMLSVSQNPIVLLLFTNLLLLAIGTFMESISAILVITPLVTPMLVRAGVDPVHIGIVIVLNLMIGLLTPPVGMSLYMGSIVTGIPFERITKYIVPWLLPLLLSLLVVTFIPQLSLWLPSLIFGK; via the coding sequence GTGAGCGGAATACTACTGCTTCTCTGCTTTGGTATACTATTGCTCCTCAAAGTACCACTTGGGGTCAGCTTTGTAATATCAAGCGCCCTCTATCTTTTGCTAAACGGCCTTCCTATTACCTGCGTTGCACAACGCATGGTGAACTCCATTAGTTACTCTTTTCCGCTGTTGGCGGTACCTCTGTTCATTTTTCTGGGTTCACTCATGAATACTACCCAGCTTACCAGGAGGATTTTTGACGCGGCAAAGCTTTTTGTTGGATCAGTAAGAGGTGGTCTGGCTTACGTGAATGTTTTAGCAAGTTTGATTTTCTCGGGAATCTCGGGAGCTGCCCTTGCTGACGTAGGAGGCCTGGGAAATATTGAAATGAAAGCAATGCGCGATGAAGGCTACAGTGATGAAGCTTCAGTAGGTATAACTCTTGCCTCTGGCACCATCGGACCTATTTTCCCGCCCAGTATCCCTTTAATCATTTATGCTGCTGTGGCTGAAGTTTCCGGGGTAAGACTATTAATAGCCGGTGTTATACCTGGCATTCTCATTGCTGCTTTTCTCTGTGTTCTCATCGCTTTTTTCGCTAAAAGAAAAAATTATCCGGTTCACATCTCAACATCGAGCTCCCGAGAAAAATGGAAAACTATCAAAGAAACCCTGCCTATCTTGATACTACCTCCTTTTCTGGTGGGAAGCCTCCTTATGGGGTGGTTTGGACCCACGGAAATAGGAGCGGTAGCTTGTGTATATACCATTTTGATAAGCCGTTTCGTCTACAGAGAACTTTCGCTACAAAAGTTTTGGCTGGCAGTCAAAGAAGCCATTCGGTCTACAGCATTGATAATGTTTACTGTTGCCTCGGCTTCTATTTTTGCCTGGTGCCTTACTGTTGCCCAAGTTCCCCAGAATCTAACCTCTTTAATGCTTTCCGTTTCTCAAAACCCCATAGTGCTTTTGCTTTTCACCAACTTACTTCTTCTGGCTATCGGCACCTTTATGGAGTCTATATCAGCCATATTGGTAATAACTCCCCTGGTAACCCCAATGTTGGTACGAGCAGGTGTCGATCCAGTCCACATTGGCATTGTCATCGTGCTAAATCTTATGATTGGACTTTTGACACCACCAGTCGGCATGAGTCTTTATATGGGCAGCATTGTCACCGGTATACCCTTCGAGCGCATAACCAAATACATTGTACCCTGGCTCTTACCGCTTCTGCTTTCCCTGCTGGTGGTAACCTTTATACCCCAACTCTCCCTGTGGTTGCCAAGCTTAATTTTTGGCAAATAA